In a single window of the Amycolatopsis sp. cg5 genome:
- a CDS encoding TetR/AcrR family transcriptional regulator encodes MARAGLTADRLTEAAAELADEVGFDNVTVSALARRFGVKDASLYSHVRNAHDLRVRTSALALRELADRATAALAGRSGKDALVAFADAYRAYATSHPGRYAAAQLPLDPDSAAAEPARRHAELTRALLRGYALPEPAETDAVRLLHSTLHGYVSLERGGGFGHQSRSADASWAAALDALDAVLRHWP; translated from the coding sequence ATGGCACGCGCGGGCCTGACCGCCGACCGCCTGACCGAGGCGGCGGCCGAACTCGCCGACGAGGTCGGCTTCGACAACGTCACCGTCTCCGCGCTCGCCCGCCGCTTCGGCGTCAAGGACGCGAGCCTCTACTCCCACGTCCGCAACGCCCACGACCTGCGCGTCCGCACCTCAGCGCTCGCACTGCGCGAACTCGCCGACCGCGCCACCGCCGCACTCGCGGGCCGCTCCGGCAAGGACGCGCTAGTCGCCTTCGCCGACGCCTACCGCGCCTACGCGACCTCGCACCCCGGCCGCTATGCCGCCGCGCAGCTCCCGCTCGACCCGGACAGCGCCGCCGCCGAACCCGCGCGCAGGCACGCCGAACTGACCCGGGCGCTGTTGCGCGGCTACGCACTGCCCGAGCCCGCCGAAACCGACGCGGTCCGGTTGCTGCACAGCACGCTCCACGGCTACGTGAGCCTGGAACGGGGCGGGGGCTTCGGGCACCAGTCTCGGAGCGCGGACGCCTCGTGGGCCGCCGCGCTGGACGCACTC
- a CDS encoding FBP domain-containing protein, whose translation MRPITEQEIRTSFINCTKGEAKRLAVPKDLADRPWDDLDFLGWRDPASPERSYIVAETGDGLVGVALRRAAQAGLARRSMCSLCLTTHSGDGVSLMTARKAGSEGRQGNSVGSYICADLACSLYLRGKKDAGNGGRLHESLSVDELIERTAGNLAGFLDKVAA comes from the coding sequence GTGAGACCCATAACCGAGCAAGAGATCCGCACCTCGTTCATCAACTGCACCAAGGGGGAGGCCAAGCGCCTCGCCGTGCCCAAGGACCTCGCCGACCGCCCGTGGGACGACCTCGACTTCCTCGGCTGGCGTGATCCCGCGTCGCCGGAGCGGTCGTACATCGTCGCCGAAACCGGCGATGGGCTCGTCGGCGTCGCGTTGCGCCGGGCCGCGCAGGCGGGGCTCGCGCGCCGCAGCATGTGCTCGCTGTGCCTGACCACACATTCCGGCGACGGCGTCTCGCTGATGACCGCGCGCAAGGCGGGATCGGAGGGGCGCCAGGGCAACTCGGTCGGCTCGTACATCTGCGCCGACCTGGCGTGTTCGCTGTATCTGCGCGGCAAGAAGGACGCGGGGAACGGCGGGCGGCTGCACGAGTCGCTCAGTGTCGACGAGCTGATCGAGCGGACCGCGGGCAACCTCGCGGGGTTCCTCGACAAGGTGGCCGCGTGA